A region of Streptomyces paludis DNA encodes the following proteins:
- a CDS encoding response regulator transcription factor gives MDRYTDRATPSSTGARTRERVRVLIVDDEPGLTELLSVAVTEAGWRPYPAGDGESALRAARGCAPHVVVLDGMLPDLDGLQVLRRLRSENPKLPVLMLTARDALEHRIDGLSAGADDYVTKPFSLEEVVLRLRGLLRRTGAEEIRTDDPVRVLGGLVLTERTREVHRDGARVGLTAKEFDLLSLLLSHPRQVLSKAQILDRVWSSSFDGGGNLVEVYISSLRRKIDRGRAPMIHTVRGVGYAIRAAEEAR, from the coding sequence ATGGACCGGTATACGGATCGCGCCACGCCCAGCAGCACCGGGGCCCGTACCCGCGAGCGGGTCCGCGTCCTGATCGTCGACGACGAGCCCGGACTCACCGAGCTGCTGTCCGTGGCCGTCACCGAGGCCGGCTGGCGCCCGTACCCGGCCGGTGACGGCGAGAGCGCGCTGCGCGCCGCACGCGGCTGCGCACCGCATGTCGTCGTCCTCGACGGAATGCTCCCCGATCTGGACGGACTTCAGGTGCTGCGCCGGCTGCGGTCCGAGAACCCGAAGCTGCCCGTCCTCATGCTCACCGCCCGCGACGCGCTGGAACACCGCATCGACGGACTCTCGGCGGGCGCCGACGACTACGTGACCAAGCCGTTCTCCCTGGAGGAGGTCGTGCTGCGGCTGCGCGGGCTGCTGCGCCGGACCGGCGCCGAGGAGATACGGACGGACGACCCGGTGCGGGTGCTCGGCGGACTCGTGCTGACCGAGCGGACCCGCGAGGTGCACCGCGACGGCGCCCGCGTCGGGCTCACCGCGAAGGAGTTCGACCTGCTCAGCCTGTTGCTGAGCCATCCGCGCCAGGTGCTGAGCAAGGCGCAGATCCTCGACCGGGTGTGGAGCAGCTCGTTCGACGGGGGCGGCAATCTGGTCGAGGTCTATATCTCCAGCCTGCGCCGGAAGATCGACAGGGGCCGGGCACCGATGATCCACACCGTGCGCGGTGTGGGGTACGCGATCCGCGCGGCGGAGGAGGCGAGATGA
- a CDS encoding AraC-like ligand-binding domain-containing protein, which yields MIGTVFRSEDLPAADRFDYWRELVGRTRSSDMISVHHSDFRAEIRLMELGPVTVWPTSFLPTRYRRSPKMVRQSDPELYHLTLLLDGGLAIDSAGRTNTFGPRDLHMADSSAPYDVRSADDGRCRVIRGVGVDFPKALLPLPPHRVRDLLGRGLSGREGMGALLSEFLISLERQAETLQPSDAPRLGTVVLDLVAAWFARALDAEAALPPETRQQAMTERVKAFIRQNLHDPELKPPVIAAAHHISLSYLHRLFEQRAPGETVAAWIRGQRLAGIRRDLENPALRTTPIHAVAARWGIVDASVLTHAFRAAYGLSPKEHRLRALSEPS from the coding sequence ATGATCGGAACCGTGTTCCGGAGCGAGGACCTGCCTGCGGCGGACAGGTTCGACTACTGGCGGGAACTGGTCGGTCGCACCCGGTCGAGCGACATGATCAGCGTCCATCACTCCGACTTCCGCGCGGAGATACGGCTGATGGAGCTGGGGCCGGTGACCGTATGGCCGACGTCCTTCCTGCCGACCCGCTACCGGCGGAGCCCGAAGATGGTGCGCCAGTCGGACCCCGAGCTGTACCACCTGACGCTGCTGCTCGACGGCGGACTGGCGATCGACAGCGCCGGGCGGACGAATACGTTCGGTCCCCGTGACCTGCATATGGCCGACAGCTCGGCGCCCTACGATGTCCGGTCGGCGGACGACGGGAGGTGCCGTGTCATACGAGGAGTGGGCGTCGACTTCCCCAAGGCGCTGCTGCCCCTGCCACCGCACCGGGTACGGGACCTGCTGGGCCGGGGGCTGTCGGGGCGCGAGGGCATGGGCGCCCTGCTCTCGGAGTTCCTCATCAGTCTGGAGCGGCAGGCCGAGACCCTCCAGCCGTCCGACGCGCCACGGCTGGGTACGGTCGTACTCGACCTGGTGGCGGCGTGGTTCGCCCGCGCGCTGGACGCCGAGGCCGCCCTGCCGCCGGAGACGCGCCAGCAGGCCATGACGGAACGCGTCAAGGCGTTCATCCGGCAGAACCTGCACGACCCCGAGCTGAAGCCGCCCGTGATCGCCGCCGCCCACCACATCTCGCTCAGCTATCTGCACCGGCTCTTCGAGCAGCGCGCGCCGGGCGAGACGGTGGCGGCCTGGATCCGCGGCCAGCGGCTGGCCGGTATCCGCCGCGACCTGGAGAACCCCGCGCTGCGGACCACCCCGATCCACGCCGTCGCCGCCCGCTGGGGCATCGTCGACGCCTCCGTACTCACCCACGCGTTCCGGGCCGCGTACGGGCTCTCGCCGAAGGAGCACCGGCTGCGGGCACTGTCCGAGCCGAGCTGA
- a CDS encoding DUF3500 domain-containing protein, with the protein MTELDTGDAGTAGATQDTAVRAETGRRAHASRRTFMRKVFLAGGATAVATMGGAGAWTALADDDTGTAAPDPSATDTATTDPSGAPGGGPGGPGGGAGGPGNEGITEEFFGVTTDGKRIDDLYTVHSQGVKTAPVIAAATAFLAGLSDTERSDAQFSLHSTEWRLWSNIDAYTRQGVSIENLSAEQNALGEALLTAALSAQGLETTQLTRRINKAACEAINQTQYAEAYYWTVMGTPSATEPWGFQFDGHHLVINYFVLGDQVVMSPCFWGCEPTSMEIDNKTVDVMQDEIKAALAAVNSLDTAQRSAAILKSTKDNEELIAGAFSDNAVQEYTGIRANRLTSVQRTKLLALIELFVGKAKNDVAKVQMSEVRKHLQDTHFAWMGGTAATSAFYCRVQSPVIWIEVDCQSPFAFGSLYGEQNGGAPTQQHLHCVVRTPNGNDYGKELLRQHLLTSPHHR; encoded by the coding sequence ATGACCGAACTCGACACCGGGGACGCAGGGACCGCAGGGGCCACACAGGACACCGCCGTACGGGCCGAGACCGGACGCCGCGCCCACGCGAGCCGCCGTACGTTCATGCGCAAGGTCTTCCTCGCCGGCGGTGCGACGGCCGTCGCGACCATGGGCGGCGCCGGCGCGTGGACCGCGCTCGCCGACGACGACACCGGTACGGCCGCCCCCGACCCCTCGGCCACCGACACGGCCACCACCGACCCGAGCGGCGCGCCCGGCGGCGGCCCGGGAGGCCCGGGCGGCGGCGCCGGCGGCCCCGGCAACGAGGGGATCACCGAGGAGTTCTTCGGCGTCACCACGGACGGCAAGCGGATCGACGACCTCTACACCGTCCACTCCCAGGGCGTGAAGACCGCCCCGGTGATCGCCGCCGCCACGGCGTTCCTCGCCGGGCTCAGCGACACCGAGCGGTCCGACGCGCAGTTCTCCCTGCACTCCACCGAGTGGCGGCTGTGGAGCAACATCGACGCGTACACCCGCCAGGGCGTGTCCATCGAGAACCTCTCCGCCGAGCAGAACGCGCTGGGCGAGGCCCTGCTGACCGCCGCGCTCAGCGCGCAGGGGCTGGAGACCACCCAGCTCACCCGCCGGATCAACAAGGCGGCGTGCGAGGCGATCAACCAGACGCAGTACGCGGAGGCGTACTACTGGACGGTGATGGGCACCCCGTCCGCCACCGAGCCCTGGGGCTTCCAGTTCGACGGCCACCACCTGGTCATCAACTACTTCGTCCTCGGCGACCAGGTCGTGATGAGCCCCTGCTTCTGGGGCTGCGAGCCGACGTCGATGGAGATCGACAACAAGACCGTCGACGTCATGCAGGACGAGATCAAGGCGGCGCTCGCCGCCGTCAACTCCCTCGACACCGCTCAGCGTTCCGCCGCCATCCTCAAGTCGACGAAGGACAATGAGGAGTTGATAGCGGGCGCGTTCTCCGACAACGCCGTCCAGGAGTACACGGGCATCCGGGCGAACCGGCTGACGTCCGTACAGCGGACCAAACTGCTCGCGCTCATCGAGCTGTTCGTGGGCAAGGCCAAGAACGACGTCGCCAAGGTCCAGATGTCCGAGGTCCGCAAGCACCTCCAGGACACCCACTTCGCTTGGATGGGCGGTACGGCCGCCACGTCGGCGTTCTACTGCCGCGTCCAGAGCCCGGTCATCTGGATCGAGGTGGACTGCCAGTCCCCGTTCGCGTTCGGATCCCTGTACGGCGAACAGAACGGTGGCGCGCCCACGCAGCAGCACCTCCACTGCGTGGTCCGCACGCCGAACGGCAACGACTACGGGAAGGAGCTTCTTCGACAGCACCTGCTGACGTCGCCCCACCACCGCTGA
- a CDS encoding sensor histidine kinase, with product MALTTICVQRAYLLGNLDERVTNAAERGLGGVKVGPRTDTDLAFLNEQGQAAGTLAARLDATDGTVTAAEVIGPDGRPRAVTADQRAALAGIGADGSLHTRTVPGLGTYRIAVLGGDGLYVLIGLPMDDVRTMLNGLVVVEAAVATAGLALACGVCAVVIRRQLRPLGRVAATAVAVSRSPLGSGEVTGLLRVPERDTDPGSEAGQVGAALNRMIDHVESSLARRQRGEERMRRFLADASHELRTPLASIAGYAELMNRGTHKIKPGLAWRRVSAESARMTGLVEDLLLLARLDDGRPLESAEVDLAALVSEAVWDARAAGDGHDWQLVLLLDDGPALVTGDEARLHQVVANLLANARAHTPAGTTVVASVETAAPRRCVIRVRDDGPGIPPGLLPTVFERFTRADASRSRTSGGAGGGAGLGLAIAAAITAAHGGRIGVESEPGRTAFTVDLPCTDLPGIDLPAIEAPSAEAPRNELPCTETTLAHPAISGPPRSARRSAPRSVPHPTPGAMTDSPLEL from the coding sequence ATGGCGCTCACCACCATCTGCGTACAGCGCGCCTACCTCCTCGGGAATCTGGACGAGCGCGTCACCAACGCCGCCGAGCGCGGCCTCGGCGGCGTCAAGGTGGGCCCGCGTACGGACACCGACCTGGCGTTCCTCAACGAGCAGGGGCAGGCCGCCGGTACGCTCGCCGCCCGGCTCGACGCCACCGACGGGACCGTCACCGCCGCCGAGGTCATCGGGCCCGACGGCCGGCCGCGGGCCGTCACCGCCGACCAGCGGGCCGCCCTCGCCGGTATCGGCGCGGACGGCTCCCTGCACACCCGGACCGTCCCCGGCCTGGGCACGTACCGGATCGCCGTCCTCGGCGGTGACGGGCTCTACGTCCTCATCGGGCTCCCCATGGACGACGTACGGACCATGCTCAACGGTCTGGTCGTGGTCGAGGCGGCGGTCGCCACCGCCGGGCTCGCCCTCGCCTGCGGCGTCTGCGCCGTCGTCATCCGCCGCCAGCTGCGCCCGCTGGGCCGGGTCGCCGCGACCGCCGTCGCCGTGTCGCGCTCGCCGCTCGGCAGCGGCGAGGTCACCGGCCTCCTCCGGGTCCCCGAGCGCGACACCGACCCCGGCAGCGAGGCCGGCCAGGTCGGCGCCGCGCTCAACCGGATGATCGACCACGTCGAGTCCTCGCTCGCCCGACGCCAGCGCGGCGAGGAGCGGATGCGCCGGTTCCTCGCCGACGCCAGCCATGAACTCCGTACCCCGCTCGCCTCGATCGCCGGATACGCGGAACTCATGAACCGCGGCACCCACAAGATCAAACCCGGCCTCGCCTGGCGCCGGGTCTCCGCCGAGTCGGCCCGGATGACCGGGCTCGTCGAGGACCTGCTGCTGCTCGCCCGGCTCGACGACGGACGGCCGCTGGAGTCCGCGGAGGTGGACCTCGCGGCCCTGGTCTCCGAGGCGGTGTGGGACGCGCGGGCGGCGGGCGACGGACACGACTGGCAGCTCGTGCTGCTCCTCGACGACGGCCCGGCCCTCGTCACCGGCGACGAGGCGCGCCTGCACCAGGTGGTGGCCAACCTGCTGGCCAACGCCCGCGCCCACACCCCCGCCGGGACCACGGTCGTCGCCTCCGTCGAGACGGCCGCGCCACGGCGCTGCGTCATCCGCGTACGGGACGACGGCCCCGGCATCCCGCCGGGGCTGCTCCCCACCGTCTTCGAACGCTTCACCCGCGCCGACGCCTCTCGCTCCCGTACCTCGGGCGGCGCGGGCGGCGGCGCCGGCCTCGGTCTCGCCATCGCCGCGGCCATCACGGCGGCGCACGGCGGCCGGATCGGCGTGGAGAGCGAACCGGGCCGTACGGCGTTCACGGTCGACCTGCCCTGTACCGACCTGCCCGGCATCGACCTGCCCGCCATCGAAGCACCCAGCGCCGAAGCACCTCGCAACGAACTTCCCTGTACGGAAACGACGTTGGCTCACCCAGCGATTTCCGGCCCTCCCCGGTCCGCTCGCCGGTCCGCTCCCCGGTCCGTCCCTCACCCCACCCCCGGGGCCATGACCGACTCCCCGCTTGAGCTTTAA